TGCGAATTCCACCATCGAACCGACTTGAAAAACTGACCGGGAAATTAAGTGATTTTTACAGTATTCGGATTAACAAACAATGGAGGATTATTTTCGTTTGGGATAATGGAAACGCGAGTGCAGTGGATATAATTGATTATCATTAAAAATAAAAAAATGGAAAAATTAGCAAATATTCATCCTGGAGAAATATTGAATTCTGAATTTCTTGAGCCTTTGGAAATTACGGCATATCGACTTTCCAAAGATTTAAAAATACCTCAAACCCGCATCTCGGAGATTATAAAAGGAAACCGGAGAATTACGGCAGACACCGCCTTACGTTTAAGTAAATATTTTGACAATTCGGCAAAATTCTGGCTCGGTCTCCAAAACGATTTTGATATCGAAGAAGAAAAAGAAAATAAGGAAAAAGAACTTAACGAAATAAAGCAACACGCGGGTAAAAACGTTGCCTAACACTGCATAACCACAATTACAGCGTCCCGATGCTACGGGAAACTGCGTCCGAATTCACGCGTAATTGCATCCGTAGGTGCTTAGCCGAAAAGCATTAAATTTAATCCCGTAACTGTGGTTATGCGAAACCATAGTGGCAAACATTTACAAAAAACTGAACGTTAAAAATTAAACTGAAGAGAATATTAGAAAAAATATGAAATTTTACACTTCAATACCTGAAAGTCTGAATCCATATTATAAAGCGGAATTGGAAAAATACCGAGCTGAATACTCAAACGGAAATTTAAAAAATGCGTGGAATCATTTGGAAAGAGCACATATAATTGGACAAAAATATCCATACGCTCATACATTTGTACATTGGAAAATGTTACAATTCGGAATTAGAATCAAAAGCGGAAAAGAAGTTATTGGACAAATTCCACGTCTGATTTTTGGAGGCGTAAAATCCTTTGTTGGAAAAATTCCCATTGGAAATCCTGGAGGAGCAAATGTTCCACCATTAAAACCATTTCCGATTGAAAAAGAACTAGAGAATGTTTTTATAAAAGCTGGAATAGAATTAAACTGAAAATAAAAAATTGGGTACCCCCATAATTAATGGCTAGTTTGAGCTTGCTTAAGCAACATCTTGCGCAAACATCTCTGAAATATTATCAAAAGAAATTGGCCAAATGCTCGGATGAACCCAAAGAGAGAAGTTAAAATTTGCATAGGTTTTAACAAAATCGTAACATTACATTTCA
This region of Aequorivita marisscotiae genomic DNA includes:
- a CDS encoding DUF3703 domain-containing protein, with the translated sequence MKFYTSIPESLNPYYKAELEKYRAEYSNGNLKNAWNHLERAHIIGQKYPYAHTFVHWKMLQFGIRIKSGKEVIGQIPRLIFGGVKSFVGKIPIGNPGGANVPPLKPFPIEKELENVFIKAGIELN
- a CDS encoding type II toxin-antitoxin system RelE/ParE family toxin codes for the protein MILSFGSKETEQIRNGIRDKKMPIDIQSVGRRKLRMLNNSQDISDLRIPPSNRLEKLTGKLSDFYSIRINKQWRIIFVWDNGNASAVDIIDYH
- a CDS encoding HigA family addiction module antitoxin, which encodes MEKLANIHPGEILNSEFLEPLEITAYRLSKDLKIPQTRISEIIKGNRRITADTALRLSKYFDNSAKFWLGLQNDFDIEEEKENKEKELNEIKQHAGKNVA